One region of Brachybacterium saurashtrense genomic DNA includes:
- a CDS encoding HAMP domain-containing sensor histidine kinase yields MSASRDGEGEAHLRVGERLDVRPLDRFRSFKVKLGILVAASVSVAALLTQVSIRAGVAPLLALPLVVLLALVFTQVLSRGMTSPLREMTSAAQAMARGDYSRRVRATSRDEVGQLASAFSAMASELEQTDSMRRDLVANVSHELRTPVAGLRAQLENLVDGVTEPDPAALEVALTETERLSQLVDHLLDLSRLDAGVIELDVETVELTPFLHEVVDAAALAAGGRDVRWIVEVEPADLTVPADAARLHQVIHNLLENAARHSPAGGRIHVTAARTGEGDGVHIDVHDEGPGIAREDRSRVFERFQRGGYADASGGTGLGLAIARWAVGLHGGTIEVLDDPRSDRAREGRSSLIRVELPGTLPAA; encoded by the coding sequence GTGAGCGCCTCCCGGGACGGGGAGGGCGAGGCGCACCTCCGCGTCGGGGAGCGGCTGGACGTGCGTCCGCTGGACCGCTTCCGCTCCTTCAAGGTCAAGCTCGGGATCCTGGTCGCCGCGAGCGTGTCCGTGGCGGCGCTGCTCACCCAGGTGAGCATCCGGGCCGGGGTGGCCCCGCTGCTGGCCCTGCCGCTGGTGGTGCTCCTGGCCCTCGTGTTCACCCAGGTGCTCTCCCGGGGCATGACCTCGCCGCTGCGCGAGATGACCTCGGCGGCGCAGGCGATGGCACGCGGCGACTACAGCCGCCGGGTCCGTGCCACCAGCAGGGACGAGGTGGGCCAGCTGGCGTCGGCCTTCTCCGCCATGGCCTCGGAGCTGGAGCAGACCGATTCGATGCGCCGGGACCTGGTCGCCAACGTCTCCCACGAGCTGCGCACCCCCGTGGCCGGCCTCCGCGCCCAGCTGGAGAACCTGGTGGACGGGGTCACCGAACCCGATCCGGCCGCGCTCGAGGTGGCGCTCACCGAGACGGAGCGGCTCTCGCAGCTGGTGGACCACCTGCTGGACCTCTCGCGCCTGGACGCCGGCGTGATCGAGCTGGACGTCGAGACCGTGGAGCTCACCCCGTTCCTCCACGAGGTGGTCGACGCCGCGGCCCTGGCCGCCGGGGGGCGCGACGTGCGCTGGATCGTGGAGGTGGAGCCCGCGGACCTCACCGTCCCGGCCGATGCCGCACGCCTGCACCAGGTGATCCACAACCTGCTCGAGAACGCCGCCCGCCACTCCCCCGCGGGCGGGCGCATCCACGTCACCGCGGCCCGCACCGGCGAGGGCGACGGCGTGCACATCGACGTGCACGACGAGGGGCCGGGCATCGCGCGCGAGGACCGCTCGCGGGTGTTCGAGAGGTTCCAGCGCGGCGGCTACGCCGATGCCTCGGGCGGCACCGGCCTGGGGCTGGCGATCGCCCGCTGGGCGGTGGGGCTGCATGGCGGGACCATCGAGGTGCTCGACGACCCGCGCAGCGACCGCGCCCGCGAGGGGCGCTCCTCGCTGATCCGCGTGGAGCTCCCGGGCACCCTCCCCGCGGCGTGA